The nucleotide sequence agatctgtgggagaggatgaaggaggtcaactgtcctcctctctagcagtgattcaCATGACAAAGGCcgtgaagacgctcctcaaatcattgcccAAATCTCTTCTTCACATGcgccacgcaatcaagaaggagctgccccttcttactatccacatGCCATAAATAGAGGCTGCTGGTTGAGGAGGAGAGAAGAATAAGAGGAAGCAGTAAAAAAGCCTAGCCAATGGGTGGTAGGAAACATTCGACACATCAAGGCGTCGAATGTATCATACTGGGCTATCTAGGCTCGAAAGATAATGACAAGCTTTGTTGGATTAGAACCGCTATCATAGGCCTCTACTGTCGGGAGGCGAAAGTTGAGTGGGATAAGCTTTTCTCGAATTTCTTGAACGAAGGGGGACCCTCCCGAGGCACTTTCCTTATGATCCTCCTTGGTCTTGTGGATCTCTTTGGACCTCATCTAGGTGCCAATTTACCAGCCACCATTAAGCCTACAGTAAGTCATCTGTCGAGTTGGACAACAGTGTTCGCTTCTAGAAAAATCGGGATGATGCGTTAGTATGGAGGGGCACTGCATCCTGTTGTTGGTCTTGAGTCTCCTGGTTACTCCTCGATCGAAGCATCGACATCAGGAACCATAGGTGGTCGGCCATCCGGGCTAGTGTCGTGCACCATAAGGACAAAGGTGGTTTGGGTCGCGGGCGACGATTATGGGAGAGGAGTTGCTTGCTGGGCTAATTGGGGTACGAGGGGTGCAATATTTTATATCATCCCTACATGGCGCTTGCACTTGGTGATAAGGCTAAGGAATGCCTCAACGGGCACTACCATCTGTCCCATGACAGTCCCAGGAGGTGCTCTAGGGTAGTTGAATAAACGCAAATAGCACGTAGGGGTATGAGCTGAGGCGTTTTCGTCCATCTATGAGGGAATGGTCGGTTGCCCTCTGAGGCCAAAAGAGGAGTGAGCGGGTGCCTCTTCATTGGGGCATTTGTTGAGGTTGTTCGTTGGTGGATGCTCTTGCGACATCGGACCCTTCCTTTAGCGCTAAAATATTGTGGTCCTTTATGCCGTGGCTTAAGAATCAGCACAGTTTAGTTCGATCCCAATTATGCGAGGGCATCCACGTGGTCGCTCAGAGGGATGAATGAAGAGGGAACAAAGGATCGGGGCTGGTGTCTCCTGGTCGACTCGAAATACAACTAAGGTTACCTCTAACGATGAGTTTTTACACAACATGTCAATGTCAGGAAGGGGGATTCCTAGCTCAACCCCTCCGAAGCTTAAGTCGGTTGTTTGAGAGTAATGATCAATGTCGAGAGTATATGCTTGGGGGTGGCGTTTTGTACCTCTCGTCGAAGGTTAGTGTTGCGCGGACTGTTAATGACCATCGACATTCCAAGCGATCGATTCGTTTGCTTCGTTCGCTTCGGATGACATGAGCCAACTATTCCGATTCTACATCACACGGCGCTATCTTACTTGATTTTGGGTGCCACTTCATATAGTCTCAGGTGGTGTACTTATTACTGAGTCTGTTGTGTCATTTCAAGATACAGGTAATTGCGTTGCTTTTAAATGTGTACATAAGATTCGGAGGTACCACATTGGTTTTGAGATGGCTGTCCTTGTTAAAATATCCCCTTTCATTGCAATGGTAAGCAGATCACTGAACTTAGTGAACGAAATCATCGAAGTATATGGAACTTCCTACCCTCATGTGACAAACTCTTGTTCCTTCACCTTTCAAGAAGAGGATCGTGTGTTGTATGACGGTACATGCAGAGAAGCCAAAATAGTAGATGAACATGAATGGTGGAGTAAAATGGTGGAATCATAAACGTTGAGATACTTTTGGATTGAAGACcataggaaaggaaaggaaaggcaaGAGAAAGGGAAATAAACAATGGCTCCTGTTCTCTTGCCTTTTGATCATTACTAGCATCAGTATCAGCATCATCATTGTGGTGTCATCATCTCCAGTCGAAAAAAGAAATGGGGGAGTGGACCTCTCTCTTGGTGGTGGATTACTGTTTTCCTCTCTCTCCAGCATCGAATCAGAATCAGGAGGAAGCGTCAACAAGAGTGAGTTTCCTCTTTCTCCATTAATCTTTGGAGTTTAGAGATCTCATCGCTGCAAACTGGTACTCAAAACAGGCTGTTGTTGGAAAGGGACGACAGGTCGGGCCTAATCTCGTGTACTCCAGCCGGACTCGCATCCCTTTCCACCACCACGCACACCACCGCCCGCGCGTGCTCTTCGATCGCCGCGCCGTGATCGGGGCCGTCCGCTGTCGTCATCGTCGGTGGCGGATGCGGACGCATGCACGCATTGCATGGGACAAGAGCGCAGGCCCCATGACAAAAAGGACGAGACGTAGTCAAAAAGTGCCGCATAGCCATAGCTTCTCCCTACCAATTCCATCCCACATtttggactctctctctctctctctctctctcgcacacaCGCCAAAAGAGCAGGGTGGTGCCTGCCTTTTTCTCGCATCCGCATTGTTGCCTTTGGTGACGTCCGGGAGAGACCATGATGAGAGAAAACAAAGGTGGAGgaaggaggggagagagagagagcgtagaTGTACTCTTTCTCCCTTCTTTTGCGTCTTTGGTCTCCGGGGTTGACGTCACAAAGGAGAACCTGTCGCGTGTGCAGCGAGCAGCGTCGCAGCATTCCCTGGAGCGATGGGATTTCTCAAGGACCCGCGGCCGCTGTGTGGACCCGCGGCCGCTGTCGATGGCATCGCGAGCCGCATCCAATGCGCGATGCTTTGCTTCATGGCCGGAGTTCCCTCGAAGAACCATTCATGGAGACTTGGAAGAACCTTGCTTTCTTTGAGGTGCACTGATCGTTCTGTCAAAGCTACTCTTCTCAATACGATCGACAACCTAAGTAGTAATTGCGTCATCTGCGTCCGAGTGATGAGCGAGGAGAGATGAGCAAATACAATAATTAGCAGCCCTCTCTCCGACAGAACTCTGCTTTTGTTCCTCCTCGGATTTTTAATGGTAACAGTGCTTTGTTTCACTCTCGCTGCTGTGCTGCGGCTGCAGCAACAACGATTCTGCCACAGTCCCCTGTTTCCCTGTAGCGCTCGACTATCCctgcctctcctcctaaagctgcTACAAAACCCAGCAGACCATACCATAACATACCATGAGAAAGAGAAGTTGCTGCGGTAAAACAACAGGATAAAGAAAGAAAACGCATCAGGGTGGGACATGATAGAGACGAAGGGATCCATCGACGAGTACCGATGAACAGAAGAGTGGAAAGAGAAAGAGGCAGGGATTTGGATTCGCTAATGCGATTTGGATTCGCTAATCCTATTTGAAGCCAGGAAAAAGGTAACAAAAGGgtgtttgggggggggggggcggggggggcgggagagagagagagagggagagagagagagatgggtgaATCATGGCGTCTTCCATCATCGAAAGGTCGGTATCTTTATGGCGAAAAGAgagaataaaaagataaaaaggagTGCCCCGAATTCGACTACTCATTGCAAATGCTGCGACAGTTTGGCGTGCTTCTTTGGTTGCCAACAAAAAATTCGACCTTTTTCTACAGCAGCTGGtggccctcctcttcctcctccattcCTTCCCCTCCGACGACGACCATCAGAGGCCCACGTCTCTCCCTTTCACTCGCTCTATTTTTATCTTCCGCCGCAGCTTTATAAGCCGACCCACTGGAAACAGGTCTTGGTTCTTAGCGCTGTGGCTGTAATCGTTTTATTCTTTCTGCCTGAACTCGACAATTTGGTCTCTTGTTACTTTGGCTTCTCCGGATTGAACGATTCTGGGATATCATTTCGTTTTCTGCTGGCTGGACGCACGGCTCTATGCTCAGAAGTTGGTGCTTTTTGAATAAAGATGAGATTTTTCTGCTTAAAGATTGGATTTTGATGCTACATGTTTTGTCCTGCCAAGGTGGATAGTGCTGACGCCCCGAAGATGCTTCCTTCCACGAAATAAAAGCAATATGCTTGAAGATGTAAATTTGGTGCTCCTGAAGCAATCTCTTCCAAATGCTGATACTGTTACAGGATATTTGAAGAGAGGTTCTTGGTTGCAGCATGAAGATACTTCTCTTTTGGTGAGAGCTTGTTGTTGAGCTTTCTTTCTTCAGATTTTTCTCAAGAGAAGTTGAGCTCCTAACATTGCTGGTTAAAGATGTCCTCCATCCAAGAAAACGTCGGACCTGTCGGTCTAAATAGCGCTGCAGTGCTGCAAGATGAGATGAAGCTCTTGGGGGAAGCTCCGAGTATGTCAAGTTAGTAATTTGCTTCTTGATTACACTTTTGCTTGATGATGTTCATCTTGcatttctgtaatgtttgatagaaatatatatattatttgcttcattttttttttctggttcttCATTCAATCGTCAGTGAGTTGATGAGAATTAGCTTGGTTTTATTTGTAGGTGGAAGGAAGGTGATAAATTCTGAGCTTTGGCATGCTTGCGCTGGATCATTCGTATCGTTGCCTCAACCCGGCAGCCTAGTGTACTATTTCCCACAGGGGCACAGCGAGCAGGTCCCTGTATTGCTCATCTTGTCGTATACTGTGGATACAACATGATTCTTGACTTGTCGTGGTATTGTTTTCCCTAGAGAGAACCTAATACAGAATCTTTGGCAGCAAAATTTCATAAGTAAAACCTGCTAATAAAAGCAGACTCAACATATCTTCTCATGTTGATGATTAGTTGTACTTTGACCTACGTTCTTATCTGTGTAGCCATTTGGGTTGAGAATGTTAGATAAGAAAATTTGGTAGCATGGTTCTAGGCTCTAAACATTTCACAATTGATGAAACATTTGTGATGCCAGCATGGTAAAGGTCACAACTGATCCTGGGTTTTGGAGCTACATAAATATATTGATTAAGTAGTCCTACATCATCAGACCTTTTCGTTCTTCAATTTATTGATTATCTTCTGGCTTCCTTTCAGGTTACTGCTTCGACTAGAAAAATAGCAAACTCACAAATCCCTGCCTACACTGATCTTCCATCTCAGTTGATGTGCCAGGTTCATAATGTTGCACTTCATGTAAGTAAAATTCTAGGTGATTTTGGTTTTCTACTGTCTTTTTATGAGAatagttattttttttttgtttggtacACATCTCCAGGCTGACAAGGAGACTGATGAGATCTATGCTCAGATGACCCTTCAGCCAGTAAACTCTGTAATGTTTTCATTTTACTTTATTGAATGACATATTGTGATCCATGTGGCCCCATTTAGGAATCAGATTTTTATCAAAGCCATGACATCATTTCAATGATCATGCCTAGACTGCCATTATGTTGCTTTAGAAGTAAGTAGAAATCTAGTTATATTAATTTCTTTGTTGATTGATGGTTTCCTTGGTTTATGGAGATTCATTAGCAACCTATGGCAATTCTACTTTGTCCATATGTTAATTAGTATTGCTAAGTTGGTAATGCAAGAACCTTTGGGAATAAATCAAATTGTGTTGcagcttctccttttttgttagaTAGTTTTATTACAACTCATTTTTATTATGAGACGATGAAACTATAAGAGTGCAACAATAGATGTGCATTTGTAAATTCCTATTAGTGTTCTCTAAAGCTTAGTGTTGAACACAGATGGTTTTTAGGTGGACAAGATTAGACCTGAGTGCTCTGTAGTAATATGCAAGATTGCTGTTGCAGTCCGGAAATTCATCAAaaccaaggtaggcaataccgaatgataccgcccagtacgggcggtatgtaccggtccgacgacataccggtacgcggattgTCCACTACCGGAcataatgaaaaataataataaaataatatatatttatatttatatataaatattttagaaaaaggcgacgttcggcgacgtcgccgaggcgcctatttcgaattatatatatatatatatttatatatttaaataaacgaggcgacgtcgccttttaaataaataaataaataaataaataaatatatatatatataccccgagcggtataccgctcagtataccaTTTTGTATCGTACCAAGCGAACgtcgaaatgccggtacggtacggtattgcgaaccttgatcaaAATTATTATGTATAGATGAcgacatgaaaaatgaaagattaaAATGTATTTTTAGAGTTATTTAGTCTAAGAGAGGTTTCCCATTAACTATTGTTTCCTTTTTTCCTTTCACCAAAGTGATGTCCTTATGTTTTTAAAGTTGTTTAGTCTAAGAGAGTTATTAACTACTGTGGTGCTCAGTTTCCCTTTCTCCTTTCAGGAAAGTGATGTTCTTCATATTCCGGATCTTGGTCATACTAAATGTAAGCACCCAACTGAAATATTTTGTAAGATTTTGACTGCAAGTGATACTAGCACACATGGTGGATTCTCCGTACCTCGAAGAGCTGCTGAAAAGCTATTTCCACAATTGGTGAGGAGTAAATTTTGTGCTCACTTTCTATTGGATATGCCCATAAACTTTCTTGTATTTTCCAGGATTATTCAATGCAACCTCCAAATCAGGAGCTTATTGTCAGAGATTTGCATGATAACCTGTGGACATTCCGGCACATCTACCGAGGTATGAGTCTAGGCATATTTGAGGTTCTTATAGCATCTATATTTTcgaataaatttgataaaaaaaataattgtctCATCTGGGGATATTTTTTGTAGAAATTGAAAAAAATGGTTTATGCAGGAATATCCTGCAATGTTGTGTCCCTAGTTGTTGTGCTCACTCACTGATAAGCATTTTCTTTCACCATGCTGCTTTCATTTTTAGTATTGATTTTTTAGCACTTCATGTAACAGAGTCCTTTTATTATCTTTCCAGGACAGCCAAAGAGACACCTTTTGACAACCGGATGGAGTTTGTTTGTGGGTGCAAAAAGGCTTAAAGCTGGTGATTCCATACTGTTTATTAGGTAAAATGGCAGAACAAGAGAAATTAGTTTCACGATTTTATTCTGGAACTTCCATTTTCAAACTAAGGAACATGAGAACTACTGAATGATGGTTCTTTTATTTGCATAATTGATGTATTCTACAAGTTCATGGAAGATGTAGTTTGGAAATGATATAGCCGGTGTTCAGGTTTAAAAAATGTTGTTAATGAAAGTCTCAAGGGATAGTTTTCTTGGTTTCTATTAAATTTCTCTGTTCTCTTTCTCTGCAAGCAGTTAACAAATTAGATGATGGAGCGCTATCTTTTAGGAAATCTTGTAGGCTCAAAAATTATTTTTCCAGAGACTTCCCATTATTTTTCTACTTTGGAGATGTATTATGTGGATTTTCTTCCCTGAATTATGTTATTGAGAAATCATGTGTGTCTATGATTCTTCAAGAAGCAACCGATAAAGAAGCTTCCTTAAATCATGTGGTTTCTCTTCCTTAACTAGAAGCTATTTTGCTTGGAGTTACTTTGATTTGAATAATTGAAGGATTTGGGGATCAGTTGATGTATATATCTGCACATTATCAGTTGCTTTTCTGGACCAGTCTGATAACTTTAAATACAAAAGAAAATCTCTAAGGAGAAAGGACAAACTCTGTTCATTTCCAGAAACCAATGAAACATGTGGTATGTACAGGGATGAGAAGTCACAGCTACTCTTGGGCATCAGACGTGCCTTCCGTAAGCAAATAGCCCAGCCGTCATCTGTACTCTCCACAGATAGTATGCATATTGGTGTCCTTGCTGCAGCAGCTCATGCTACATCAAGTAGGAGCCCATTCACTGTATACTATAATCCTAGGTGCATTGTCTTCCTCTTTCTTGTTTGATTGACATGTATTATAAAATTGAGCTACCTCTACTTATCATTCTTAGATATTTATGTTTCTTTCTATTTGCTTCAGAGCATGTCCTTCAGACTTTGTAATTCCTTTAACCAAGTACCATAAAGCAGCATATACCCAAGTACCAATTGGGATGAGATTTGGCATGATGATTGAAACTGAGTCAAGCAAACGCAGGTCCTCTTTCTGTCATCACTTCCTAGACTTACTTTTCTTTTTGTTGTGATTCATGCATTGCAATTGTTCTATGGGATCAAATGTAGCTACATTCCTAGTGCTTGACCTCAATGACATAAATAAGAATATGTTCGAGTCAGATCTCCATATACTTTAATTTGACGTATGTGTATGTACTTACAAGTTCTGTAAATTTATGTGTTTGCATAGTTTTTTTACATTCACATGTGTTTGCATTACAATAGAGATAATAATATATGTCTCTATTTTGTTATGCATTCATTTGTTTGTATTCATGCACGAACTCTGTGCATTGATGCACAGATGACTTTGCTAGCACAGGCGTGGTGCAAGGACATATACATGGTGCATCAAGACAAGTACAAGCTCTATCTATGTGAAAACTTGTGTCATGCTACCTAAATATGCTCGACATTAGCAATTCTGTTGCTTATGTTCTATAAATTCACCAGACTCATTATGTAGCTTCtgcaaatatgtatatatatatttaaacataATGTAACATTGTATGACTTGTGTTGGTTGTTCTTGTAGATACATGGGCACAATTGTAGGTATCAGTGACTGTGATCCGGTAAAATGGCCTAATTCAAAGTGGCGAAACCTGCAAGTGAGTCAGCTCTTGCTCATTGATGTACATGAAATTTACTGTTGACAATCTGAATGATGAAATTCTCCTTCTGGACTAATTTCTTGTTTCCTACAATTTTCAGGTGGAATGGGATGAACATGGTTATGGAGAGAGACCTGATAGAGTCAGCTTATGGGAAATTGAAACCCCGGAAAGTCTTTTTGCTTTTCCTAGTATAACATCAAGTTTAAAAAGACAATGTCTTCCTGGATATGTAGGTAAGTGTGTTTTTCTTCATATTATTTGGAAGCACTGATCTCCTTTTTGTCTTTCTGGTTGGCAAGCTTCGGTGATAAATATATCTATTATCATATCGACTTCTTATTGATCCCATAGATGGTAGCACAACTAATTATCACAGAAGACAATATGAGTTTGGTTTTGCACAATCCTGATTATCTTGGTTATGTTTGCAGGTCCTGCAATAAACATTCAGTTTGGAAATTTGAAACCATTTCCAAAGCCAGCCAAAAATGGGAATCCAAACTCGGAGCATTTAATTGCTGGTGTAGGGTCAGAAAATCTTCTAAATATTCTTAATAAACCTACTAGCCATGATGGTCTACTTGGATGTCATCAGTCCATATACTCCAGTATTTTGCAGAATGTTAGAAGTGGTGAAATTTCTAGAAACTTCTCCTTAACTATGCCAACATTCCATACAATGGGAAATTCTACCCACCAGGTAATAGTCTCCACAGCAGCAATGCAACAGAAACAGCATCTCTCTCCACAGCGATGTATGGTTCCATTGGGAGATGTTATGCCACAAGAACAGAGGCATTATTTAGTGCCCCAGGGTGTTGAATTAGATTCTGCATCAAGGACACATGTAAACTCACAAGTATCAGGTAGTGATGAAGTTTCCCCAGCAGAGcctgaacaaaattttcaagatcaTAACACAGGAAACGAGAATGGAATCAACCTACGGAGGACTGAAAATGCATCATTAGATGAATCCAGTGCTCAGCAATCAGAGATGGATTCTGTGGTGTTGCCAATTGATCCGAATAAGCAATCAGATGATATGATTAAAACAATTTCTCATGACATACTGGCAGAAAATCTGGACCAATTGCCAAAACAtcaaaatgttgaaagttttactaGCCCATTTGATcatgataacattgcagatcaaaTATCCGTGAAGCAAGGGCTACAAGTGAAGGTACAAGGTCATCGCAAAATTGTTCGGCAGCAAAGTGATCCGACTGGGGCACAGTCACCTGGGTTAGAAGCAACACAGTCGTCAGATGTGTGTAATTTAAATAACTTGCTTCCGTGTCAAGACTACTTGCATCATAACTTGGATCATGATGAATGGATACCACAGCATTCATGTCTTCAGTCCTTCATGAGCTCATCAAGGACACCAGAAGTTCCCTGTATCAATGATAAGCCAGATTCATTATATCTCTCTGCAGCCGAAAATGCTGCAACTTTTACTTCTGATATATCTTCTCTAGCAAAACCTCACAGCTTTGAACCCATAGAGACATATCAGCTATCATGCATTTCAGATTCAGACACGGGGCAGCACTGCACAACTAATATTCAAGAATATTTAGGCACTCAGTTGAACTCATTAGATGATGAGCTGCTTGTCCAAGGCATC is from Musa acuminata AAA Group cultivar baxijiao chromosome BXJ1-6, Cavendish_Baxijiao_AAA, whole genome shotgun sequence and encodes:
- the LOC135586659 gene encoding auxin response factor 5-like isoform X1; protein product: MLEDVNLVLLKQSLPNADTVTGYLKRGSWLQHEDTSLLMSSIQENVGPVGLNSAAVLQDEMKLLGEAPSMSSGRKVINSELWHACAGSFVSLPQPGSLVYYFPQGHSEQVTASTRKIANSQIPAYTDLPSQLMCQVHNVALHADKETDEIYAQMTLQPVNSESDVLHIPDLGHTKCKHPTEIFCKILTASDTSTHGGFSVPRRAAEKLFPQLDYSMQPPNQELIVRDLHDNLWTFRHIYRGQPKRHLLTTGWSLFVGAKRLKAGDSILFIRDEKSQLLLGIRRAFRKQIAQPSSVLSTDSMHIGVLAAAAHATSSRSPFTVYYNPRACPSDFVIPLTKYHKAAYTQVPIGMRFGMMIETESSKRRYMGTIVGISDCDPVKWPNSKWRNLQVEWDEHGYGERPDRVSLWEIETPESLFAFPSITSSLKRQCLPGYVGPAINIQFGNLKPFPKPAKNGNPNSEHLIAGVGSENLLNILNKPTSHDGLLGCHQSIYSSILQNVRSGEISRNFSLTMPTFHTMGNSTHQVIVSTAAMQQKQHLSPQRCMVPLGDVMPQEQRHYLVPQGVELDSASRTHVNSQVSGSDEVSPAEPEQNFQDHNTGNENGINLRRTENASLDESSAQQSEMDSVVLPIDPNKQSDDMIKTISHDILAENLDQLPKHQNVESFTSPFDHDNIADQISVKQGLQVKVQGHRKIVRQQSDPTGAQSPGLEATQSSDVCNLNNLLPCQDYLHHNLDHDEWIPQHSCLQSFMSSSRTPEVPCINDKPDSLYLSAAENAATFTSDISSLAKPHSFEPIETYQLSCISDSDTGQHCTTNIQEYLGTQLNSLDDELLVQGILSSEVHNIDVQGHCCVLQGMPNSCGTMDLSEESNTQSETIGNLHLDPSNESMDMGLIPSVTIEGLSSIGSSKFRIASVMPVCIFNSNQEQMSKITSMRLTDSESSLQDIPDCSAGTSSGSIAANDYSLYRGSRKQVCQQPLRTYTKVQKLGSVGRSIDVTRFSNYHELRSAVACMFGLEGQLDDARGSEWKLVYVDYENDVLLVGDDPWEEFINCVRCIRILSASEVQQMSQEGMQVMEGLV
- the LOC135586659 gene encoding auxin response factor 5-like isoform X3 encodes the protein MLEDVNLVLLKQSLPNADTVTGYLKRGSWLQHEDTSLLMSSIQENVGPVGLNSAAVLQDEMKLLGEAPSMSSGRKVINSELWHACAGSFVSLPQPGSLVYYFPQGHSEQVTASTRKIANSQIPAYTDLPSQLMCQVHNVALHESDVLHIPDLGHTKCKHPTEIFCKILTASDTSTHGGFSVPRRAAEKLFPQLDYSMQPPNQELIVRDLHDNLWTFRHIYRGQPKRHLLTTGWSLFVGAKRLKAGDSILFIRDEKSQLLLGIRRAFRKQIAQPSSVLSTDSMHIGVLAAAAHATSSRSPFTVYYNPRACPSDFVIPLTKYHKAAYTQVPIGMRFGMMIETESSKRRYMGTIVGISDCDPVKWPNSKWRNLQVEWDEHGYGERPDRVSLWEIETPESLFAFPSITSSLKRQCLPGYVGPAINIQFGNLKPFPKPAKNGNPNSEHLIAGVGSENLLNILNKPTSHDGLLGCHQSIYSSILQNVRSGEISRNFSLTMPTFHTMGNSTHQVIVSTAAMQQKQHLSPQRCMVPLGDVMPQEQRHYLVPQGVELDSASRTHVNSQVSGSDEVSPAEPEQNFQDHNTGNENGINLRRTENASLDESSAQQSEMDSVVLPIDPNKQSDDMIKTISHDILAENLDQLPKHQNVESFTSPFDHDNIADQISVKQGLQVKVQGHRKIVRQQSDPTGAQSPGLEATQSSDVCNLNNLLPCQDYLHHNLDHDEWIPQHSCLQSFMSSSRTPEVPCINDKPDSLYLSAAENAATFTSDISSLAKPHSFEPIETYQLSCISDSDTGQHCTTNIQEYLGTQLNSLDDELLVQGILSSEVHNIDVQGHCCVLQGMPNSCGTMDLSEESNTQSETIGNLHLDPSNESMDMGLIPSVTIEGLSSIGSSKFRIASVMPVCIFNSNQEQMSKITSMRLTDSESSLQDIPDCSAGTSSGSIAANDYSLYRGSRKQVCQQPLRTYTKVQKLGSVGRSIDVTRFSNYHELRSAVACMFGLEGQLDDARGSEWKLVYVDYENDVLLVGDDPWEEFINCVRCIRILSASEVQQMSQEGMQVMEGLV
- the LOC135586659 gene encoding auxin response factor 5-like isoform X2, coding for MLEDVNLVLLKQSLPNADTVTGYLKRGSWLQHEDTSLLMSSIQENVGPVGLNSAAVLQDEMKLLGEAPSGRKVINSELWHACAGSFVSLPQPGSLVYYFPQGHSEQVTASTRKIANSQIPAYTDLPSQLMCQVHNVALHADKETDEIYAQMTLQPVNSESDVLHIPDLGHTKCKHPTEIFCKILTASDTSTHGGFSVPRRAAEKLFPQLDYSMQPPNQELIVRDLHDNLWTFRHIYRGQPKRHLLTTGWSLFVGAKRLKAGDSILFIRDEKSQLLLGIRRAFRKQIAQPSSVLSTDSMHIGVLAAAAHATSSRSPFTVYYNPRACPSDFVIPLTKYHKAAYTQVPIGMRFGMMIETESSKRRYMGTIVGISDCDPVKWPNSKWRNLQVEWDEHGYGERPDRVSLWEIETPESLFAFPSITSSLKRQCLPGYVGPAINIQFGNLKPFPKPAKNGNPNSEHLIAGVGSENLLNILNKPTSHDGLLGCHQSIYSSILQNVRSGEISRNFSLTMPTFHTMGNSTHQVIVSTAAMQQKQHLSPQRCMVPLGDVMPQEQRHYLVPQGVELDSASRTHVNSQVSGSDEVSPAEPEQNFQDHNTGNENGINLRRTENASLDESSAQQSEMDSVVLPIDPNKQSDDMIKTISHDILAENLDQLPKHQNVESFTSPFDHDNIADQISVKQGLQVKVQGHRKIVRQQSDPTGAQSPGLEATQSSDVCNLNNLLPCQDYLHHNLDHDEWIPQHSCLQSFMSSSRTPEVPCINDKPDSLYLSAAENAATFTSDISSLAKPHSFEPIETYQLSCISDSDTGQHCTTNIQEYLGTQLNSLDDELLVQGILSSEVHNIDVQGHCCVLQGMPNSCGTMDLSEESNTQSETIGNLHLDPSNESMDMGLIPSVTIEGLSSIGSSKFRIASVMPVCIFNSNQEQMSKITSMRLTDSESSLQDIPDCSAGTSSGSIAANDYSLYRGSRKQVCQQPLRTYTKVQKLGSVGRSIDVTRFSNYHELRSAVACMFGLEGQLDDARGSEWKLVYVDYENDVLLVGDDPWEEFINCVRCIRILSASEVQQMSQEGMQVMEGLV